AAAAAATCAAAGTTAAGTTGTTAGGTTTAGCTTGCTTCTACGCCAACTGCTCCTAATTCTACTGCCTTCTTATGCTGTGTTTCGCAATCCCGAATAGCACATTTCTAACGCATTTTTGCAGATGTGTTAGGTTTTTGCTATCTTTGCGCAACCTAAATCCAGCCTTGTATGATGGGCTTTCCAGTCAGCAAAGCCCAACTGGCGGCGAAAGTAACACATAGTTGCAGTGCTGCTAGGCAGCTTAGTCCCTACCGTTCTTTGCGGCTTAATCAAACCGTCTCGGCGTCAATGAAGCAAAGTGTTACAAACTAATAAACCCTAATTATGGCAAATCCCAACAACAAAACTATTCTGATTGCAGATGATGAAGTAAGTTACGTATCGCTACTGCGCACCCAGTTCGAGAAAGAGGGCTACAGCGTTATTTGGGCGCAAAGTGCGGCGGAGGCGATGGCGAAGGTTGCTATGCGCCCGATTGCTGTCATTGTGGACTTAATGCGCAGTCAGGGAGCAGGATTAGAGTTGTGTCGTAAGCTACGCGCATTTCCAGAGTGGCGGCATCTGCCTATCATCGTCTTTACAAGCAAGCAAGAAGAATCAGATGAGGTCATTAGCCTGGAAATGGGGGCTGACGATTTCGTGCATAAGTCAGCAACGCCTCGCGTGCTGCTGGCGCGCCTGCGTAATATCTTGAAGCGCTGTACTGCACCAGCGTCGA
The nucleotide sequence above comes from Chloroherpetonaceae bacterium. Encoded proteins:
- a CDS encoding response regulator transcription factor, producing the protein MANPNNKTILIADDEVSYVSLLRTQFEKEGYSVIWAQSAAEAMAKVAMRPIAVIVDLMRSQGAGLELCRKLRAFPEWRHLPIIVFTSKQEESDEVISLEMGADDFVHKSATPRVLLARLRNILKRCTAPASTTEVSYIKVGALEIDRATYTVRLSGKEVFLPRKEFELLWVLASNKGKVFSREMLLRSVWGENVYVTERTVDVHICKIRQRLGAFGAENLETIKGVGYRIKA